A stretch of Bradyrhizobium sp. CCBAU 53338 DNA encodes these proteins:
- a CDS encoding NADH-quinone oxidoreductase subunit B family protein: protein MGLNPATSAGPAIAPAPKGILDPSTGKPVGANDPFFLEVNHELSDKGFFVAATDDLITWARTGSLMWMTFGLACCAVEMMQVSMPRYDVERFGFAPRASPRQSDVMIVAGTLTNKMAPALRKVYDQMPEPRYVISMGSCANGGGYYHYSYSVVRGCDRIVPIDIYVPGCPPTAEALLYGVLLLQKKIRRTGTIER, encoded by the coding sequence ATGGGATTGAACCCTGCAACGTCCGCCGGTCCGGCCATCGCGCCGGCCCCCAAGGGCATTTTGGATCCGTCGACCGGCAAGCCGGTCGGGGCCAATGATCCGTTCTTCCTCGAGGTCAATCACGAACTGTCCGACAAGGGCTTCTTCGTGGCCGCGACCGACGACCTCATCACCTGGGCCCGTACCGGCTCGCTGATGTGGATGACCTTCGGCCTGGCCTGCTGCGCCGTCGAGATGATGCAGGTGTCGATGCCGCGCTACGACGTCGAGCGCTTCGGCTTCGCGCCGCGTGCCTCGCCGCGCCAGTCCGACGTGATGATCGTCGCCGGCACGCTGACCAACAAGATGGCTCCGGCGCTGCGCAAGGTCTACGACCAGATGCCCGAGCCGCGTTACGTCATCTCGATGGGCTCCTGCGCCAATGGCGGCGGCTACTACCACTATTCCTACTCGGTGGTGCGCGGCTGCGACCGCATCGTGCCGATCGACATCTACGTGCCGGGCTGCCCGCCCACGGCGGAAGCGCTGCTCTACGGCGTGCTGCTGCTGCAGAAGAAGATCCGCCGCACCGGCACCATCGAACGCTAA
- a CDS encoding FkbM family methyltransferase, translating to MAQAPIQFDRASGALEGANLWERTAALALVTGSKISSHFSHMGYIACANLLAKTLPKRNIAIKLNPDAVFEFPYGDGYWSKLLNRSYNYEDELELLFSDSIDVDYTLLDCGANYGYWSVLVSSKPFGAHKAIAIEPSGQNYPKLANNARVNGNRFETMKCAIGAARGTARLSGTKHEAFSIAGAPSDGGEEVPVLALDNLIDDGKVSASGKYLIKLDVEGVEIEAIKGGARLLQTDSVIMCEEHGSDRSHAVSRFILEQTPLKLIVLDPRTNRLETVTELSILDRIKVSTHVGYNVFGTASAFWQGRIDALNAKTARRMQ from the coding sequence ATGGCGCAGGCGCCAATCCAGTTTGACCGTGCCTCGGGGGCCCTTGAAGGGGCCAACCTGTGGGAGCGGACGGCTGCCTTGGCGCTGGTGACGGGATCGAAGATCTCCTCGCACTTCTCGCACATGGGCTACATCGCCTGCGCCAATTTGCTGGCGAAGACGCTGCCCAAGCGGAACATCGCGATCAAGCTCAATCCGGACGCCGTGTTCGAATTCCCCTATGGCGACGGCTATTGGAGCAAGCTGCTCAACCGCTCCTATAACTACGAAGACGAGCTGGAGCTGCTGTTCTCGGACTCCATCGATGTCGACTACACGCTGCTCGATTGCGGCGCGAACTACGGCTATTGGTCGGTACTGGTGTCGAGCAAGCCGTTCGGCGCGCACAAGGCGATCGCGATCGAGCCGTCGGGCCAGAACTACCCGAAGCTCGCCAACAACGCCCGCGTCAATGGCAATCGCTTCGAGACCATGAAGTGCGCGATCGGCGCTGCCCGCGGCACCGCGCGTCTGTCAGGGACCAAGCACGAGGCCTTCAGCATCGCCGGCGCGCCGTCGGATGGTGGCGAGGAAGTGCCGGTGCTCGCGCTGGATAACCTCATCGACGACGGCAAGGTCTCGGCATCGGGCAAATACCTGATCAAGCTCGACGTCGAGGGCGTCGAGATCGAGGCGATCAAGGGCGGCGCCCGGCTGCTCCAGACCGACAGCGTCATCATGTGCGAGGAGCACGGCAGCGACCGTTCGCATGCGGTGTCGCGCTTCATCCTCGAGCAGACCCCCTTGAAGCTGATCGTGCTCGATCCGCGCACCAACCGGCTGGAGACCGTGACCGAGCTGTCGATCCTCGACCGCATCAAGGTCTCGACCCATGTCGGCTACAACGTTTTCGGTACCGCAAGCGCGTTCTGGCAGGGCAGGATCGATGCCCTGAATGCGAAAACCGCGCGCCGTATGCAGTGA
- a CDS encoding NADH-quinone oxidoreductase subunit J, whose translation MILPALFFYLFAGICVASAVMVIVSRNPVHSVLYLILAFVNASGLFVLMGAEFLGMMLIVVYVGAVAVLFLFVIMMLDVDFLELREGFIQYLPVGVVIGGIFLFELLLTVGAWVINPGVSKTITAPIPANVSNTEALGLVLYTKYIHYFQLAGMVLLVAMIGAIVLTLRHKASVKRQDINVQNARTPDMAMAMRKVAPGQGLSDADAAEWVK comes from the coding sequence ATGATCCTTCCCGCGCTGTTCTTCTATCTCTTCGCCGGCATCTGCGTCGCCTCGGCGGTGATGGTGATTGTCTCGCGCAATCCCGTGCATTCCGTGCTGTACCTGATCCTGGCCTTCGTCAACGCCTCCGGCCTGTTCGTGCTGATGGGTGCCGAATTCCTCGGCATGATGCTGATCGTGGTCTATGTCGGCGCGGTCGCGGTGCTGTTCCTGTTCGTCATCATGATGCTCGATGTCGACTTCCTCGAGCTGCGCGAAGGCTTCATCCAGTACCTGCCGGTCGGTGTCGTGATCGGCGGCATTTTCCTGTTCGAGCTGCTCCTCACGGTCGGCGCCTGGGTCATCAATCCCGGCGTCAGCAAGACGATTACGGCGCCGATCCCGGCCAACGTCTCCAACACCGAGGCGCTCGGGCTGGTGCTCTATACGAAGTACATCCACTATTTCCAGCTCGCGGGCATGGTGTTGCTGGTCGCCATGATCGGCGCCATCGTGCTGACGCTGCGCCACAAGGCGAGCGTGAAGCGGCAGGACATCAACGTTCAGAACGCACGCACGCCCGACATGGCGATGGCGATGCGCAAGGTGGCGCCGGGGCAGGGGCTCTCGGACGCGGATGCGGCGGAGTGGGTGAAATGA
- the nuoI gene encoding NADH-quinone oxidoreductase subunit NuoI translates to MGINVNATARSLLLSEFVSAFFLAMRYFFQPKPTLNYPFEKGPISPRFRGEHALRRYPNGEERCIACKLCEAVCPAQAITIEAGPRRNDGTRRTVRYDIDMVKCIYCGLCQEACPVDAIVEGPNFEFATETREELFYDKAKLLANGDRWEREIAKAIELDAPYR, encoded by the coding sequence ATGGGTATCAACGTCAACGCCACTGCACGCTCGCTTCTCCTGTCGGAATTCGTCTCGGCGTTCTTTCTCGCCATGCGCTATTTCTTCCAGCCGAAGCCCACGCTGAACTATCCGTTCGAGAAGGGCCCGATCTCGCCGCGCTTCCGCGGCGAGCATGCGCTGCGCCGCTATCCGAACGGCGAAGAGCGCTGCATCGCCTGCAAGCTGTGCGAGGCGGTCTGCCCGGCGCAGGCCATCACCATCGAGGCCGGCCCGCGCCGCAACGACGGCACCCGCCGTACCGTGCGTTACGACATCGACATGGTGAAGTGCATCTATTGCGGCCTCTGCCAGGAAGCCTGCCCGGTCGACGCCATCGTCGAAGGTCCGAACTTCGAGTTCGCGACCGAGACCCGCGAGGAACTGTTCTATGACAAGGCCAAGCTGCTCGCCAACGGCGACCGCTGGGAACGCGAGATCGCGAAAGCGATCGAGCTCGACGCGCCTTACCGGTGA
- the nuoG gene encoding NADH-quinone oxidoreductase subunit NuoG, which yields MTKLIIDGKEIDVPAEYTLLQACEAAGAEIPRFCYHERLSIAGNCRMCLVEVKGGPKPVASCAWGVRDCRPGPKGEPPEISTRSPMVKKAREGVMEFLLINHPLDCPICDQGGECDLQDQAMGYGVDTSRFAENKRAVEDKYLGALVKTSMNRCIQCTRCVRFSAEVAGAPEMGATGRGEDMEITTYLQHALTSELQGNLVDICPVGALTSKPYAFAARPWELGKTQSIDVMDGVGSAIRVDTRGREVMRVLPRINEAVNEEWISDKTRHVVDGLRTQRLDRPYIREAGKLRAASWPEAFAAIASKAARTDGKRIGAIAGDLAGVEEMFAVKDLLAKFGSANLAVQGGDAFDPALGRGSYIFNPTLAGVEQADALLIIGANPRKEAAVFNARIRKRWRAGGFKVGVIGAKADLTYDYDHLGAGTETLGELAAGKHSYMDLLKNAKNPIILVGAGAASRHDGAAILAAAAKLALDVGAVKDGWKGFGVLHETASRVGALDIGFVAGAGGLNAAQMTTFGTLDLLFLLGADEVKAPDGTFVVYIGTHGDRGAHRADVILPAAAYTEKSAIYVNTEGRVQMTGRAAFPPGEAREDWAIIRALSEALGKKLGYDSLSALRQAIFKAVPHLIRLDQIEAGTADQIKKLAGKGGSPEKAPLKAVIEDFYLTNPIARASAVMAECSRLASGQMLTAAE from the coding sequence ATGACCAAGCTCATCATCGACGGCAAAGAGATCGATGTCCCCGCCGAATACACGCTGCTTCAGGCGTGCGAGGCGGCCGGCGCCGAGATTCCGCGCTTCTGCTATCACGAGCGCCTGTCGATCGCCGGCAATTGCCGGATGTGCCTCGTCGAGGTGAAGGGCGGCCCGAAGCCGGTCGCGAGCTGCGCCTGGGGTGTGCGCGACTGCCGTCCGGGCCCGAAGGGCGAGCCGCCGGAGATCTCGACGCGTTCGCCGATGGTGAAGAAGGCGCGCGAAGGCGTGATGGAATTCCTTCTCATCAACCATCCGCTGGATTGCCCGATCTGCGACCAGGGCGGTGAGTGCGACCTGCAGGACCAGGCGATGGGCTATGGTGTCGACACCAGCCGCTTCGCCGAGAACAAGCGCGCGGTCGAGGACAAGTATCTCGGCGCGCTGGTCAAGACCTCGATGAACCGCTGCATCCAGTGCACGCGCTGCGTCCGCTTCTCGGCGGAAGTCGCCGGCGCGCCCGAGATGGGTGCAACCGGGCGCGGCGAGGACATGGAGATCACGACCTATCTCCAGCACGCGCTGACGTCGGAATTGCAGGGCAATCTCGTCGACATCTGCCCGGTCGGTGCGCTGACCTCGAAGCCTTATGCCTTTGCGGCGCGTCCGTGGGAGCTCGGCAAGACCCAGTCGATCGACGTGATGGACGGCGTTGGATCGGCAATCCGCGTCGACACACGCGGCCGCGAGGTGATGCGCGTGCTGCCGCGCATCAACGAGGCCGTGAACGAGGAGTGGATCTCCGACAAGACCCGTCACGTCGTCGACGGTCTGCGCACCCAGCGCCTCGACCGTCCCTATATCCGTGAAGCCGGCAAGCTGCGGGCGGCGAGCTGGCCGGAAGCTTTTGCGGCGATCGCCTCCAAGGCGGCGCGCACCGACGGCAAGCGCATCGGCGCGATCGCAGGCGATCTCGCCGGCGTCGAAGAGATGTTCGCGGTGAAGGATCTGCTTGCAAAATTCGGCTCGGCCAATCTGGCGGTGCAGGGCGGCGACGCCTTCGATCCCGCGCTCGGCCGCGGCTCCTACATCTTCAATCCGACGCTCGCTGGCGTCGAGCAGGCGGATGCGCTGCTCATCATCGGCGCCAATCCGCGCAAGGAAGCGGCCGTCTTCAACGCCCGCATCCGTAAGCGCTGGCGCGCCGGCGGCTTCAAGGTCGGCGTGATCGGCGCCAAGGCGGATCTCACCTACGACTATGATCATCTCGGCGCAGGCACCGAGACGCTCGGTGAGCTCGCGGCCGGCAAGCACTCCTACATGGACTTGCTGAAGAACGCCAAGAATCCAATCATCCTGGTCGGCGCGGGCGCGGCCTCGCGTCACGACGGCGCCGCTATTCTCGCCGCCGCCGCCAAGCTCGCGCTCGACGTCGGCGCGGTGAAGGACGGCTGGAAAGGCTTTGGCGTGCTGCACGAGACCGCCTCGCGCGTCGGTGCACTCGACATTGGCTTCGTTGCCGGTGCGGGCGGGCTCAACGCCGCGCAGATGACCACCTTCGGCACGCTGGATTTGTTGTTCCTGTTGGGGGCCGACGAGGTCAAGGCGCCGGATGGCACCTTCGTGGTCTACATCGGCACCCATGGTGACCGCGGCGCGCATCGCGCCGACGTGATCCTGCCGGCGGCCGCCTACACCGAGAAGTCGGCGATCTACGTCAATACCGAAGGCCGCGTTCAGATGACTGGCCGTGCCGCGTTCCCGCCGGGCGAAGCCCGCGAGGACTGGGCGATCATCCGTGCGCTCTCCGAAGCACTCGGCAAGAAGCTCGGCTACGACTCGCTGTCCGCGTTGCGCCAGGCGATCTTCAAGGCCGTGCCGCATCTGATCCGTCTCGACCAGATCGAGGCCGGCACCGCCGACCAGATCAAGAAGCTGGCGGGGAAGGGCGGTTCGCCGGAGAAGGCGCCTCTCAAGGCTGTCATCGAGGACTTCTATTTGACCAACCCAATCGCGCGTGCGTCCGCAGTGATGGCGGAATGCTCGCGGCTTGCCTCCGGGCAGATGCTGACCGCAGCGGAGTGA
- the nuoE gene encoding NADH-quinone oxidoreductase subunit NuoE: MSVRRLAPKEVQPASFAFTDENLAFAKQQIAKYPAGRQASAVIAILWRVQEQHEGWVSEAAIRAVADLLDMPYIRVLEVATFYTMFQLAPVGKKAHVQVCGTTPCRLRGAEDLIHVCETRIHHDPFHLSKDGNFSWEEVECLGACVNAPMVLIGKDTYEDLTKESFGKVLDGFASGNPPKPGPQNGRQFSAPMGGPTTLKETS, from the coding sequence ATGTCCGTTCGCCGATTAGCGCCCAAGGAAGTCCAACCCGCGAGCTTTGCGTTCACGGACGAGAACCTTGCTTTCGCCAAGCAGCAGATCGCGAAATATCCGGCCGGACGCCAGGCCTCGGCCGTCATCGCCATCCTCTGGCGCGTTCAGGAACAGCACGAGGGCTGGGTCTCGGAAGCTGCGATCCGCGCCGTCGCCGATCTGCTCGACATGCCCTATATCCGCGTGCTCGAGGTCGCGACCTTCTACACGATGTTCCAGCTCGCTCCCGTCGGCAAGAAGGCCCACGTCCAGGTCTGCGGCACCACACCGTGCCGCCTGCGCGGCGCCGAGGATCTCATCCACGTCTGCGAGACCCGCATCCATCACGATCCCTTCCATCTCTCCAAGGACGGCAATTTCAGCTGGGAGGAGGTGGAGTGCCTGGGCGCCTGCGTGAACGCGCCGATGGTGTTGATCGGCAAGGACACCTATGAGGACCTGACCAAGGAGAGCTTCGGCAAGGTGCTCGACGGCTTTGCCTCGGGTAATCCGCCCAAGCCCGGTCCGCAGAACGGCCGCCAGTTCTCCGCACCGATGGGCGGGCCGACCACGCTGAAGGAGACCTCCTGA
- a CDS encoding NADH-quinone oxidoreductase subunit D, whose amino-acid sequence MNEQPEQLRNFTINFGPQHPAAHGVLRLVLELDGEVVARVDPHIGLLHRGTEKLIEQKTYLQAIPYFDRLDYVAPMNQEHAFCLAAEKLLGIEVPRRGQLIRVLYCEIGRILSHLLNVTTQAMDVGALTPPLWGFEEREKLMVFYERASGSRMHAAFFRVGGVHQDLPQKLVDDIEAWCDPFLKVVDDLDRLLTANRIFKQRNVDIGVVPLKEAWEWGFSGVMVRGSGAAWDLRKSQPYECYAEMDFDIPIGKNGDCYDRYLIRMEEMRQSVRIMKQCIQKLNAPDGKGPVVVEDNKVAPPRRGEMKRSMEALIHHFKLYTEGVHVPEGEVYAAVEAPKGEFGVYLISDGTNKPYKCKIRAPGFAHLQAMDHICRGHLLADVSAILGSLDIVFGEVDR is encoded by the coding sequence ATGAACGAGCAACCTGAACAGCTTCGCAACTTCACCATCAATTTCGGCCCGCAGCATCCTGCGGCCCACGGTGTGTTGCGCCTCGTGCTCGAATTGGACGGCGAAGTCGTCGCCCGCGTCGATCCCCATATCGGCCTGCTTCACCGCGGCACCGAGAAGCTGATCGAGCAGAAGACCTATCTGCAGGCGATCCCTTATTTCGACCGGCTCGATTATGTCGCGCCGATGAACCAGGAGCACGCCTTCTGCCTCGCCGCCGAGAAGCTGCTCGGCATCGAGGTGCCGCGCCGCGGCCAGTTGATCCGCGTGCTCTATTGCGAGATCGGCCGCATTCTCTCTCACCTTCTCAACGTCACCACGCAGGCGATGGACGTCGGCGCGCTGACCCCGCCGCTGTGGGGCTTCGAAGAGCGCGAGAAGCTGATGGTGTTCTACGAGCGTGCCTCGGGCAGCCGTATGCACGCGGCCTTCTTCCGCGTCGGCGGCGTGCATCAGGACCTGCCGCAGAAGCTGGTCGACGACATCGAGGCCTGGTGCGATCCGTTCCTCAAAGTCGTCGACGACCTCGACCGTCTGCTCACAGCCAATCGCATCTTCAAGCAGCGCAACGTCGACATCGGCGTGGTGCCGCTGAAGGAGGCCTGGGAGTGGGGCTTCTCCGGCGTGATGGTGCGCGGCTCGGGCGCGGCCTGGGACCTGCGCAAGTCGCAGCCCTATGAGTGCTACGCCGAGATGGATTTCGACATTCCGATCGGCAAGAACGGCGACTGCTACGACCGCTACCTGATCCGCATGGAAGAGATGCGCCAGTCCGTGCGCATCATGAAGCAATGCATCCAGAAGCTGAATGCGCCTGACGGGAAGGGGCCTGTGGTCGTCGAAGACAACAAGGTCGCCCCGCCGCGCCGCGGCGAGATGAAGCGCTCGATGGAAGCGCTGATCCACCACTTCAAGCTCTACACCGAAGGCGTTCACGTGCCGGAAGGCGAAGTCTACGCCGCGGTCGAGGCGCCCAAGGGCGAGTTCGGCGTCTATCTGATCTCCGACGGCACCAACAAGCCGTACAAGTGCAAGATCCGCGCGCCGGGCTTTGCCCATCTGCAGGCGATGGACCACATCTGCCGCGGCCATCTGCTCGCCGACGTTTCGGCCATCCTTGGTTCGCTCGACATCGTGTTCGGAGAGGTCGATCGGTGA
- the nuoK gene encoding NADH-quinone oxidoreductase subunit NuoK: MTIGLGHYLAVGAILFTLGILGIFLNRKNIIVILMSIELILLSVNINLVAFSTFLGDIVGQVFALLVLTVAAAEAAIGLAILVVYFRNRGSIAVEDVNLMKG, encoded by the coding sequence ATGACGATCGGGCTCGGACATTATCTGGCGGTCGGCGCGATCCTGTTCACGCTCGGCATCCTCGGCATCTTCCTGAACCGCAAGAACATCATCGTCATCCTGATGTCGATCGAGCTGATCCTGCTCTCGGTCAACATCAACCTGGTGGCATTCTCGACCTTCCTCGGCGACATCGTCGGTCAGGTCTTCGCGCTGCTGGTCTTGACCGTCGCGGCCGCCGAAGCCGCGATCGGTCTCGCCATCCTGGTGGTCTATTTCCGCAACCGTGGCTCGATCGCGGTTGAGGACGTCAATCTGATGAAGGGCTGA
- a CDS encoding NADH-quinone oxidoreductase subunit A, producing the protein MSGILQNYLPLVVFIGVAAIIGLVLLIAPFIVAFQQPDPEKLSAYECGFNAFDDARMKFDVRFYLVAILFIIFDLEVAFLFPWAVAFGKLGATGFWSMLVFLAVLTVGFAYEWKKGALEWD; encoded by the coding sequence ATGAGCGGCATTCTACAGAACTATCTTCCACTCGTCGTATTCATAGGGGTAGCTGCCATCATCGGCCTGGTGCTGCTGATCGCGCCCTTCATCGTCGCTTTCCAGCAGCCGGACCCGGAAAAGCTGTCGGCGTATGAGTGCGGTTTCAACGCCTTCGACGACGCCCGCATGAAGTTCGACGTCCGCTTCTATCTGGTCGCCATCCTCTTCATCATCTTCGACCTCGAGGTGGCGTTCCTGTTTCCCTGGGCGGTGGCGTTCGGCAAACTTGGCGCGACCGGCTTCTGGTCCATGCTGGTGTTCCTCGCCGTGCTGACGGTGGGCTTCGCCTACGAATGGAAGAAAGGGGCACTCGAATGGGATTGA
- the nuoF gene encoding NADH-quinone oxidoreductase subunit NuoF, with protein MLEDKDRIFKNLYGLHDWGLEGARRRGAWDGTKNIIDKGRDWIINEMKASGLRGRGGAGFPTGLKWSFMPKESTDGRPSYLVVNADESEPGTCKDREIMRHDPHLLIEGCLIASCAMNAHACYIYVRGEFIREREHLQAAIDQAYEAKLVGKDNVNGWPFDIYVAHGAGAYICGEETALLESLEGKKGQPRLKPPFPANVGLFGCPTTVNNVESIAVAPDILRRGAAWFAGIGRPNNVGTKLFCISGHVERPCNVEEAMGIPFRELIDKHCGGIRGGWDNLKAVIPGGSSVRMVPAEQIIDTPMDFDSLSKLRSGLGTAAVIVMDKSTDLIRAIARISYFYKHESCGQCTPCREGTGWMWRVLTRMADGRAHKREIDMLLEVTKQVEGHTICALGDAAAWPIQGLIAHFRHEIEARIDQYSHKADIDDAGVRDPVNMVAAE; from the coding sequence ATGCTCGAGGACAAGGACCGCATCTTCAAGAACCTCTACGGCCTCCATGATTGGGGTCTCGAGGGCGCGCGGCGCCGCGGCGCCTGGGATGGTACGAAGAATATCATCGACAAGGGCCGCGACTGGATCATCAACGAGATGAAGGCCTCGGGCCTGCGCGGGCGCGGTGGCGCCGGCTTCCCGACCGGCCTGAAATGGTCGTTCATGCCGAAGGAATCGACCGACGGCCGGCCGAGCTATCTCGTCGTCAATGCCGACGAATCCGAACCCGGCACCTGCAAGGATCGCGAGATCATGCGGCACGATCCGCATCTCCTGATCGAAGGCTGCCTGATCGCGAGCTGTGCGATGAACGCGCATGCCTGCTACATCTATGTTCGCGGCGAGTTCATCCGCGAGCGCGAGCATCTCCAGGCCGCGATCGACCAGGCCTATGAGGCCAAGCTCGTCGGCAAGGACAACGTCAACGGCTGGCCGTTCGACATCTACGTCGCGCACGGCGCCGGCGCCTACATCTGCGGCGAAGAGACCGCGCTGCTCGAAAGCCTCGAAGGCAAGAAGGGCCAGCCGCGCCTGAAGCCGCCGTTCCCGGCGAATGTCGGCCTGTTCGGTTGCCCGACCACCGTCAACAACGTCGAGTCCATCGCGGTTGCGCCCGACATTCTGCGCCGCGGCGCCGCATGGTTCGCCGGCATCGGCCGTCCGAACAACGTCGGCACCAAGCTCTTCTGCATCTCCGGCCATGTCGAGCGGCCCTGCAACGTCGAAGAGGCCATGGGCATTCCGTTCCGTGAGCTGATCGACAAGCATTGCGGCGGCATTCGCGGCGGCTGGGACAACCTCAAAGCCGTGATCCCAGGCGGCTCGTCGGTACGCATGGTGCCGGCCGAGCAGATCATCGACACGCCGATGGATTTCGACTCCTTGAGCAAGTTGCGCTCGGGCCTCGGCACTGCGGCCGTGATCGTGATGGACAAGTCGACCGATTTGATCCGCGCCATCGCCCGCATTTCGTACTTCTACAAGCACGAGAGCTGTGGCCAGTGCACGCCGTGCCGCGAGGGCACCGGCTGGATGTGGCGCGTGCTCACCCGCATGGCCGACGGTCGTGCGCACAAGCGCGAAATCGACATGCTGTTAGAGGTGACAAAACAGGTCGAAGGCCACACCATCTGCGCGCTCGGCGACGCAGCCGCGTGGCCGATCCAGGGCCTGATCGCGCATTTCCGCCACGAGATCGAAGCGCGTATCGACCAGTATTCGCATAAGGCCGACATCGACGATGCCGGCGTCCGCGATCCCGTGAACATGGTCGCGGCGGAGTAA
- the nuoH gene encoding NADH-quinone oxidoreductase subunit NuoH, with protein sequence MEFFESAFWTGFLWPLIIMIAESVLVLVVLLVAIAYILLADRKIWAAVQIRRGPNVVGPWGLFQSFADLLKFVLKEPIIPAGANKGVFLLAPLVSCVLALAAWAVIPTNLGWVISDINVGILFIFAISSLSIYGIIMAGWSSNSKYPFLAALRSAAQMVSYEVSIGFVIITVLLCAGTLNLSAVVEAQHVRGLASLIGLPQLTILNWYVWPLFPMFVVFYVSALAETNRPPFDLVEAESELVAGFMVEYGSTPYLLFMLGEYVAIVTMCAMATILFLGGWLPPVDLPPFNWVPGIIWFALKLFFMFFLFAMAKAIVPRYRYDQLMRLGWKVFLPLSLAMVVVVAGVLQFAGIAPK encoded by the coding sequence ATGGAATTCTTCGAAAGCGCATTCTGGACCGGCTTCCTCTGGCCGCTGATCATCATGATCGCGGAGAGCGTGCTGGTTCTCGTCGTCCTGCTGGTCGCGATCGCCTACATCCTGCTCGCCGACCGCAAGATCTGGGCGGCGGTGCAGATCCGACGCGGCCCGAACGTGGTCGGGCCCTGGGGCCTGTTCCAGTCCTTCGCCGACTTGCTCAAATTCGTGCTGAAGGAGCCGATCATTCCGGCCGGCGCCAACAAGGGCGTGTTTCTGCTGGCGCCGCTGGTGTCCTGCGTGCTCGCGCTTGCGGCCTGGGCGGTGATCCCGACCAATCTCGGCTGGGTGATCTCCGACATCAACGTCGGCATCCTCTTCATCTTCGCGATCTCGTCGCTGTCGATCTACGGCATCATCATGGCCGGCTGGTCGTCGAACTCGAAGTACCCGTTCCTGGCCGCGCTGCGCTCGGCGGCGCAGATGGTGTCCTACGAAGTCTCGATCGGCTTCGTCATCATCACGGTGCTGCTCTGCGCCGGCACGCTGAACCTCTCGGCCGTGGTCGAGGCCCAGCATGTCCGCGGCCTCGCCAGCCTGATCGGGCTGCCGCAGTTGACGATCCTCAACTGGTACGTCTGGCCGCTGTTCCCGATGTTCGTGGTGTTCTACGTTTCGGCGCTGGCGGAGACCAACCGTCCGCCCTTCGACCTCGTCGAAGCGGAATCCGAGCTCGTCGCCGGCTTCATGGTCGAATACGGCTCGACGCCCTATCTGCTTTTCATGCTCGGCGAGTACGTCGCGATCGTCACGATGTGCGCGATGGCGACCATCCTGTTCCTCGGAGGCTGGCTGCCGCCGGTCGACCTGCCTCCCTTCAACTGGGTGCCGGGGATCATCTGGTTCGCGCTGAAGCTGTTCTTCATGTTCTTCCTGTTCGCGATGGCAAAGGCGATCGTGCCGCGCTACCGCTACGACCAACTGATGCGCCTCGGCTGGAAGGTGTTCCTGCCGCTGTCGCTGGCGATGGTGGTCGTGGTAGCCGGCGTGCTGCAATTCGCCGGCATCGCGCCGAAGTGA
- a CDS encoding NADH-quinone oxidoreductase subunit C, which yields MDDAKLDALGQTIVSALPGAALGYQVAFNQLTVDVEAGKIVEVVKYLRDDPNCRFVNFTDITAADYPSREKRFDVIYHFLSPTLNTRIRLKAQADETTQVPSLIEVFPGADWFEREAYDLYGVFFVGHPDMRRILTDYGFEGHPLRKDFPLTGFLEVRYDDQEKRVVYEPVRLNQEFRKFDFLSPWEGADYPLPGDEKAEPKA from the coding sequence ATGGACGACGCCAAGCTCGACGCCCTGGGGCAGACGATCGTGAGCGCGCTTCCGGGCGCGGCCCTCGGTTATCAGGTGGCCTTCAACCAGCTGACGGTTGATGTCGAGGCCGGCAAGATCGTCGAGGTGGTCAAGTACCTCCGCGACGATCCGAACTGCCGTTTCGTCAACTTCACCGACATCACAGCCGCCGACTATCCGTCGCGCGAGAAGCGCTTCGACGTGATCTATCACTTCCTGTCACCGACCCTGAACACGCGCATCCGCCTCAAGGCCCAGGCCGACGAGACCACGCAGGTGCCGTCGCTGATCGAGGTGTTCCCGGGCGCCGACTGGTTCGAGCGCGAGGCCTACGACCTCTACGGCGTGTTCTTCGTCGGTCACCCCGACATGCGCCGCATCCTCACCGACTACGGTTTCGAGGGACATCCGCTGCGCAAGGACTTCCCGCTGACTGGCTTCCTCGAGGTCCGCTACGACGACCAGGAGAAGCGCGTGGTGTACGAGCCTGTCCGGCTCAACCAGGAATTCCGCAAGTTCGATTTCCTCTCGCCATGGGAAGGGGCGGACTATCCGCTTCCCGGTGACGAGAAGGCGGAACCGAAGGCCTGA